Proteins from a genomic interval of Nautilia sp. PV-1:
- a CDS encoding alanine racemase: MAKILLHKQNLFYNLNKISQINPNILAVIKDNAYGHGIISFSKMLSEWGIKKVCVKNTDEAEMVKPFFEEIIVFFPKTGRNAKNISYCINSLKQLKKNRHPYIHLKIDTGMHRNGILMSELKTALEIIKEKNFELRGVFTHFCCADETGNDVFIQYERFKEIKSQTEAFCRQNSFSVPYFHISNSYALDKLPDTFDYVRPGIALYGGIEGYKPVMEAVAGVISNRILKNRQGCGYNKKFMSQKDISVTTVDMGYGDGLPYFKNGCRLKNTNALGKISMDSMIVEGDFEKEVVVFDDVKEFVKNFDTITYDILVKISPRIPRKIVD; the protein is encoded by the coding sequence TTGGCTAAAATTTTACTACATAAACAAAACCTTTTTTACAATTTAAACAAAATCTCTCAAATAAATCCCAATATTCTTGCCGTTATTAAAGACAACGCATACGGGCACGGTATTATAAGTTTTTCAAAAATGCTCAGCGAATGGGGTATTAAAAAAGTTTGTGTAAAAAACACGGATGAGGCTGAAATGGTAAAACCTTTTTTTGAGGAAATAATCGTATTTTTCCCCAAAACGGGAAGAAATGCAAAAAATATTTCATATTGTATAAATTCATTAAAACAGCTCAAAAAAAACAGACATCCGTATATTCATCTGAAAATAGATACGGGAATGCACCGTAACGGAATTCTCATGAGCGAATTAAAAACCGCGCTTGAAATAATTAAAGAAAAAAATTTTGAACTAAGAGGTGTCTTTACGCATTTTTGCTGTGCAGACGAGACAGGAAACGATGTTTTTATACAGTATGAAAGATTTAAAGAGATAAAATCTCAAACAGAGGCTTTTTGCAGGCAAAACTCTTTTAGTGTACCGTATTTTCATATATCAAATTCATATGCATTAGATAAACTTCCCGATACTTTTGATTATGTAAGACCGGGTATTGCGCTTTACGGAGGAATAGAAGGGTATAAACCGGTTATGGAAGCTGTTGCCGGTGTGATATCGAACAGAATTTTAAAAAACAGACAGGGATGCGGCTATAATAAAAAATTTATGTCTCAAAAAGATATAAGCGTTACGACTGTAGATATGGGTTACGGAGACGGGCTGCCGTATTTTAAAAACGGATGCAGATTAAAAAATACAAACGCGCTTGGTAAAATATCAATGGATTCTATGATTGTGGAAGGTGATTTTGAAAAAGAAGTGGTTGTTTTTGACGACGTAAAGGAATTCGTAAAAAATTTTGATACCATCACGTATGACATACTTGTAAAAATATCTCCGAGAATCCCGAGAAAAATAGTAGATTAA
- the rpsR gene encoding 30S ribosomal protein S18, which translates to MAADPKKKYGKKRCKYCEMKVDFIGYKDLDLIKYSLSERYKIMPRRLTGTCKKHQDMVTKAIKRARQVALIPYVVDRHKVVENPFEAIKPLKSK; encoded by the coding sequence ATGGCAGCAGATCCAAAGAAAAAATACGGAAAAAAAAGATGTAAATACTGTGAAATGAAAGTTGATTTCATCGGATACAAAGATCTTGATTTAATTAAATATTCTTTATCAGAAAGATATAAAATTATGCCAAGAAGACTTACTGGTACTTGTAAAAAACACCAGGATATGGTTACAAAAGCTATTAAAAGAGCTAGACAGGTTGCATTAATACCTTACGTAGTTGACAGACACAAAGTTGTAGAAAATCCTTTCGAAGCAATCAAACCTCTAAAAAGCAAATAA
- the ssb gene encoding single-stranded DNA-binding protein — MYNKVILVGNLTRDVELKYTPTGTAIAKFGLATNRTYKDNVTGENKQEVMFIDITVFGRSAEIANQYLRKGRRVLIEGRLVLDQWVDQTGQKRSKHSIVAEKVQFMENKSSGDETGGYQTNNYNQQNAYQQPAPQQPQMQQKQNQNNNIPSIDIDDEEIPF, encoded by the coding sequence ATGTATAATAAAGTTATTCTCGTAGGAAATTTAACACGCGATGTTGAACTTAAATATACTCCTACGGGAACCGCTATTGCCAAATTCGGCTTAGCTACTAACAGAACATACAAAGACAATGTTACAGGTGAAAACAAACAGGAAGTAATGTTTATTGACATTACGGTATTTGGAAGAAGCGCGGAAATTGCCAATCAGTATCTCAGAAAAGGCAGACGCGTTCTTATTGAGGGCAGACTGGTTTTAGACCAGTGGGTTGACCAGACTGGGCAAAAACGCAGCAAACATTCTATAGTTGCCGAAAAAGTGCAGTTTATGGAGAACAAATCAAGCGGTGACGAAACCGGCGGTTATCAGACTAATAACTATAATCAGCAAAATGCTTATCAGCAGCCGGCTCCGCAGCAGCCTCAGATGCAGCAGAAACAAAATCAAAACAATAATATTCCGTCAATCGATATAGATGACGAAGAAATACCATTTTAA
- the rpsF gene encoding 30S ribosomal protein S6, whose amino-acid sequence MSLRHYETMFILKPTLTDEEKAKNIENIQNAIKENGGEVAALDKIGVRELAYPINKFERGDYSIVYYKAPASAVLELERQMRYNEDLLRFMTVKYENKKEIKRWEEMVKNV is encoded by the coding sequence ATGAGTTTAAGACATTACGAAACGATGTTCATTCTTAAGCCTACACTTACAGACGAAGAAAAGGCTAAAAACATCGAAAACATTCAAAACGCCATCAAAGAAAACGGTGGAGAAGTAGCAGCATTAGATAAAATCGGTGTAAGAGAACTAGCATATCCGATTAATAAATTCGAAAGAGGTGATTACAGTATAGTTTATTATAAGGCACCTGCAAGCGCAGTTCTTGAGCTTGAAAGACAGATGAGATATAACGAAGATTTATTAAGATTCATGACTGTTAAATATGAAAACAAAAAAGAAATTAAACGCTGGGAAGAGATGGTAAAAAATGTATAA
- a CDS encoding fatty acid--CoA ligase, giving the protein MFNYEFNNFYEVLEKNAKKFPKKTAYFIDDRKISWGRVKKKVDTFARTLEFLDVKKYDKVPVLVGNSIEYIVALLGIQKIGAVPVPINTFLKEDEIAYIVNDVEAQLMVASAKFENNLKNIRNKTNIKKIIWEGDVKNVDSENISFSEILSNFESHEVAELPKIDDLAFIIYTSGTTGKPKGAMLSYKNIFSNIYGVNELIKLNHKDRFIAYLPMFHSFTLTVNIMLPMFYGAPVVIIKSIMPFSNIIKQTLLKKVTIFTGVPDVYSALSRAKLPFYFHWFNKVRFYISGAAALPGEVLERFSKKFKKGKLLEGYGLSETSPVVAVNRPELQKPYSVGPAIPGVKVKIVNDDLMEVPVGEAGEIIVKGDNVMQGYYKREDATEETIINGWLLTGDIGKLDEDGYLYILDRKKDLIISKGVNIYPREIEEICLKFNGVKECAVVGMKDEQSGEIPVAFIELEEDAEIKESELKKFLKSQLANYKVPKHIYFVEELPKNATGKVLKRVLRDKIDEYIK; this is encoded by the coding sequence ATGTTTAATTACGAATTTAATAATTTTTACGAAGTGTTGGAAAAAAATGCAAAAAAATTTCCAAAGAAAACGGCGTATTTTATTGATGACAGAAAAATCAGCTGGGGCAGGGTAAAAAAGAAAGTTGATACTTTCGCAAGAACACTGGAATTTTTAGACGTTAAAAAATATGACAAGGTTCCTGTTCTTGTAGGAAATTCTATTGAATATATTGTTGCTCTTTTGGGAATACAAAAAATAGGCGCGGTACCTGTACCGATAAATACTTTCTTAAAAGAAGATGAAATAGCATATATTGTAAACGATGTTGAAGCTCAACTGATGGTTGCAAGTGCCAAATTTGAAAATAATTTAAAGAACATAAGAAATAAAACAAATATTAAAAAAATAATATGGGAAGGGGATGTTAAAAACGTAGACAGCGAAAATATTTCTTTTAGTGAAATTCTTTCAAATTTTGAATCTCACGAAGTAGCAGAGCTTCCTAAAATAGACGATTTGGCTTTTATTATTTATACATCGGGAACAACCGGAAAGCCTAAAGGGGCAATGCTTAGCTATAAAAATATTTTTTCAAACATATACGGAGTCAACGAGCTTATAAAGCTGAATCATAAAGACAGATTCATTGCATATCTTCCTATGTTTCACTCTTTTACTCTGACTGTTAATATTATGCTGCCTATGTTTTACGGAGCTCCGGTAGTGATTATAAAGTCGATAATGCCTTTTAGCAATATCATCAAACAGACACTCCTTAAAAAAGTTACTATTTTTACTGGTGTGCCTGATGTTTATTCAGCTCTCAGCCGTGCGAAACTTCCTTTTTATTTTCACTGGTTTAATAAAGTAAGATTTTATATTTCCGGTGCTGCGGCGCTGCCTGGGGAGGTACTTGAAAGATTTTCAAAAAAATTTAAAAAAGGAAAACTTCTTGAAGGGTACGGGCTAAGTGAAACATCTCCGGTTGTCGCAGTAAACAGACCTGAACTTCAAAAACCTTATTCGGTAGGTCCTGCAATACCCGGTGTAAAAGTTAAAATAGTAAATGACGATTTGATGGAAGTGCCTGTAGGAGAAGCCGGAGAGATTATTGTCAAAGGTGACAATGTAATGCAGGGATATTATAAAAGGGAAGACGCTACTGAAGAGACTATTATAAACGGATGGCTGCTAACGGGTGATATAGGAAAACTTGACGAAGACGGATACTTATATATTCTTGACAGAAAAAAAGACCTTATTATCAGCAAAGGGGTAAATATTTATCCAAGGGAAATAGAAGAAATCTGTCTTAAATTTAACGGAGTAAAAGAGTGTGCGGTTGTTGGAATGAAAGATGAACAAAGCGGCGAAATTCCGGTGGCGTTTATTGAACTTGAAGAAGACGCTGAAATAAAAGAAAGCGAACTTAAGAAATTTTTAAAATCACAGCTTGCAAATTATAAAGTGCCTAAACACATCTATTTTGTGGAAGAACTTCCTAAAAACGCAACGGGTAAAGTTTTAAAAAGGGTGTTAAGGGATAAAATAGATGAATATATAAAATAA